The following DNA comes from Cytophagales bacterium.
CAATGCGACAGACATTTATCAGTCGCTAAGCGAATTGAAAGGTAGTGCCTTGAAAGTGGCTCAAATGCTGGCCATGGACAAAAACCTGTTGCCCAATGCCTATCAGGAAAAGTTTGCCATGGGGCAATACAGTGCACCCCCCTTGTCCTTTCCACTAGTCGTTCAGACCTTCAGGAAATACTTGAAGAAATCCCCGAACGAATTCTTTGATTCTTTCACTAAAAATGCGGTTAACGCGGCATCCATTGGACAAGTGCATAAAGCTACTATCGGTGACAAAGAATATGCCGTGAAAATTCAGTATCCAGGTGTCGCGGATAGTGTTCGATCGGATCTGAAATTGGTGAAGCCGATCGCCTTGCGAATCCTAAGTCTCAATGAAAGAGAGTTGGATCAATACATGGAAGAAGTAGAAGAGAAATTGCTGGAAGAAACGGATTATCATTTGGAAGTTCGACGTTCAAAAGAGATCTCCAAAGCTTGCTCTCACATTCCTGACCTCTTTTTCCCAGAGTATTACGAAGAAATGTCAGCCGAGCGGATCATCACCATGGATTGGCTCAACGGCAAGCACATTAAAGAATTCCTGGCCACCAATCCTTCACAGGAAGTACGCAATAAGCTTGGGCAAGCCATGTGGGAATTCTATCATCATCAGATTCACAATTTGAAGCAGGTTCATGCTGATCCTCATCCGGGGAACTTCCTGATGACCCCAGAAGGAAAACTTGGCGTTATTGATTTTGGTTGTGTAAAGGTGATCCCTGAAGATTTCTACGGACCTTACTTTGTCCTCATGCGCAAGCAGATCGTTGACAATGACGAGGAATTGATGCAAGTATTACTGGGCCTCAATTTCATTTATGAAGATGATACCGAGCATGAAAAAAAGGTTTTCCTACACATATTCAAGGAGATGACCACTTTGCTTGGGCGGCCCTTCCATTTCGACACCTTCGATTTTGCGGATGACGCGTATTTCCAACAGATCTACGACCTGAGTGATCGACTTTCACAGATGGAGGAGTTGCGTAAGTCGAAGCACCCAAGAGGCTCAAGGCATGGCTTGTACATTAACCGAACTTACTTTGGTTTATACACCCTATTAAATGAATTGAGGGCAAACGTTACCACGACGAAGCCGGAGTTTTTCGATTAAGAACATAAAGGAGGAGAGCATCGGCTTTCCTCCGCCTTTTCTTCATTCCTGCTATCCGTTCTTACCTTAGCCGCGCTACCTGCGCCATTGCCTAACCGGGTACCATTGCTATCGGGTCTAGGGTTATAGGGTCCTTCGATTTAGGCGTTTGATACACCCCTGCCTCCTCTCAAGAGGTGAAAAAGCCTTCTTTTCTTTATCTTTCAACGATGAAGCAAATCCTAACCTTAACCCTGATTGCCTTACTGCTCGCTTCTTGTGGATCGGAGGAACGCGACCTCCCCTGGAAGTCCATTGAAGCTGACCTTCAAAAACGTTTCATCACCACCCCTGATTCAGCAGTCATTGAATTGCCTGCAGGCTATTTCATGTTTACTAAGAGCATTCTTTTAGATGGCAAAAAACACATCACGATCAAGGGAGCAGGAGCAGAAGAAACGGTCCTTTCATTTGCCAACCAAACCGAAGGCGCCGAAGGACTCAAAATCAGTAATTGCGAAAACATCACGCTTCAGGATTTCACCATAGAAGATGCTCCTGGCGATAACATCAAGATCACGGATACGCGCAACCTGACTATTCAATATGTAAAATCACATTGGACAGGAGAACCCAAAGAAACCAATGGGGCCTATGCCTATTACCCAGTACTTTGTAAAAATGTATTGATCCAAAATTCCATTGCAGCAGGTGCCAGTGATGCAGGAATCTATGTTGGTCAATCTGATTCTGTAATCATAAGAAACAACAAGGTCTATCACAACGTGGCGGGCATTGAAAGTGAAAACTCCAAATGGGTAGAAATCTATGGAAATGAAGCTTTCCAAAATACGGGAGGTATTTTGGTATTTGATTTACCCGGATTGACTCAGTTTGGGCATACCACACGGGTTTACAAAAACGTAGTAGAGAAAAACAATTTCAAAAATTTCGCGCCAGAGGGTAATATCGTCGCTACCGTACCTCCGGGTACTGGCATCATGTTGCTAGCTACGCGAAACATAGAGATTTTTGAAAATGTAGTGACCGACAATAAAACCGCAGGATTGGCGATAGCCAGTTATGATCTGGTTTCGGCTTTAGGCAGCGGAGAAGGGACGCAATTGGACAACAACATAGAAACGGCGAAAAACGACGAGCGATACGACCCCTACCCTACACAGATGTATGTCCATCACAACCAATTTGACAACAGTCATTGGTTCCCGACTTTGAAGAACGATTTTGGACTGCTGTTCCTGACCAAATTCCCTTTCAATACACCTGATATCGTCTGGGATGGCATTTCTCCTGATCGCACGCAATTAGGATTTTGCCTGAGTGAAAATGGTGAAATCAACTTTGCTGACCTGGATGCAGCCAATGAGTTTGAAGCGCTGACCACAGAATGGACGGCTTTCGATTGTGAAGGAACACGAATTGATCAGAAAATTACTTTATGAAATACGGAATTTTAGGATGGTTGATCTTCGTTTTTGCGTGTAGCCCAAAAGAACAGGCCCCGAAGCAAATCGAAGTAGTGACGTTGGGCGGAGATACTGAAATTCAAGAAAAACAACGCCTTTCCGAGTGGAACTTATTTGTTGGCGAGTTAAAAACATTTACGGCCGCGGCTGGAATGCTCCCCTATGACCTGAACACTCCGCTGTTCAGTGATTATACCTTCAAGGCACGTTTTGTGAAACTACCAGAAGGAAAAGCAGCCAATTATCATGCTACGGAAGTGATGGAATTTCCGGAATCCACCATTCTGGTCAAGAACTTCTACTACCCTGTCGACTTCCAAAAACCTGAAGGTGATCGACGCATCCTTGAAACCCGATTGCTCATCAATGAGGGTGAAGAATGGAAAGCTTTGACCTACGTATGGAATGAGGAACAAACAGAAGCTTTCCTGGAAATAGCAGGCAAATCTATTCCTGTTTCGTGGACCGATGGTTCTGGAGAGCTTCAAAGAATCAATTATTCTGTTCCTAATCAAAATCAATGCAAGAGTTGTCATGAATTCAATGGAAAAATTGTCCCTATTGGGCCTACTGCCCGACAGCTTAACCACGATTTCGATTATGCCGATGGCGGACACAATCAACTAAAAAAGTGGGTAGAATTAGGCCTATTAGAAAACATCGATCCTCCTCAGCAGTGGCCTACTTTGGCCAAATGGGACGATCCTCAAACAGGCACCTTAGACCAGCGTGCCCGTGCCTGGCTGGAAATCAATTGTGCACATTGCCACAGAAAAGAAGGTCCTGCAAAAAACACTGGGCTACACCTCCTGGCTTCCACCAGTACCGATTACGAAATTGGCATCAACAAGCCACCGGTGGCTGCTGGACGAGGCTCTGCCGGATTGAAATTCGGCATTGTACCTGGGAAACCAGAAAACTCCATCCTCATGCATCGCATTAAGTCGCTAGATCCGGGAGAGATGATGCCTGAAGTCGGGAGGAAGCTACAACACATAGAAGGTATCGCCTTGGTCGAGGAGTGGATCAGGGAGATGGATAATTAAATAGAGACATCTTTGCTTTACTTTAAAATACAACAACTACTGAATCAATTGAACTACAAGATGTTTTTCAATTGGATCATACCGATTTCTGCGTTCTTGATTTCATTCATTTATTACTTCCCATCCTCCGACTTGATTTACGTCATATTATCATCGCTTGTAAGGACTGGTATGATCTACGTGATTGGATGGATGTGGCTTAATGTATATGCTAGCTTTAAATCACCCTCCTCTCAAGCTCAGAAAAAAATAACCCTCGGCACATTAATATCGAGTGAACATATTACCCCTGAGAATTATCATAAAACTGTATTTTTCTGTTGGCTGTTGTGGTTGGCACAAATGATAATCGAGATTATTTAAAGAGTACCCATCTGATCAACAGCAAAGTTATTCCCACACTCTCTTTTTAATTGACTTGGGTCATTCATAGACTCGCTTCAGATCCTTGAGCAGGTTCTCCGAAATGGCCGAAAGGGTACCAATTGCAGACTTATTTCCCTCAAAAGTGTATTTGATCTGATAAATCAAATGTTCAATTTCATTGAGCTCATTAGATAATTCCTGATTAAGCCATGGATATTTCTTGGGATCAATAGGAACATCGTTCCATAGGGCTTGCTGAATCGACCAATAGTCATTGAGTCCTGGTGAAATCATTCGCTCCCGTAGTTGGTCATTGTCCTTTTCAATGTAAGTACTCCATTTATTGATGTTCTTATAATAATTAATGATCCTCCATCGTAATCGACCGTTCTTCAAAGAATAAATGCGGCTGGTATTGAGCATCTCTTCGTAAGTGGTTGTATGTGCTTCCACTAAATACAAACTGACCAATTCAACCGCGATGATCCCAAGCCGATCATCCAGTGTCTTTTGCGTCTGGATCAATTGCAAGACCGAATCACATTTACCGATTCTTACATCAAAACGTCTGTTCAGAAACTCATAGCGCTCGATATCACTCTCCATGTCATCGATCATACGTTCCATGGTCTTTTTCTGAACGTTTCTGGCTTTTCGCCCGTCGTTCCAGTTATTCAGCAAAAGCGCTCCCAGAATACCCAAGGTAATCACCAGTATCTCCAGAAAATACTCCGGCCATTTTTCCTTTAGGGTTTTGAAAATGATTTTCATATTGACTAGTTTGAATGCTACAGCATTTTCAAGATAACAGGATTATTCGAAATTCTTTCTCCTCCAAATTCCGCGAGAGTTTTGGGATAAACGCCATGAATTTCGATTAGAGAATGGATCGCTCCTTTGTATAAATGTTCATTGGGGTCTGATTCCATAAGCTGTACAAAAGCTAATAACCTGTCCTTGTTTTTGAAATCTTCATTGTCCAAGATATACCTATACGCTCCCCACTTGTAGTGCTCTATGTTTCGATCGTTTGAAATGGACCACTCTTCCATTTGTTGCTGAATGACTCCTTGAGGTAAAAAGCCTAACAAAAACCATTCCTCGTTATATTGAATGATTTCGACAAATTCATCTGGTGTCATGGCTCAATTAATTGCCAGGCAAATTCTCCATCAAAAAACGGATCTGATTGCCACCCATGATCTGGGTGATTTCTTCGTCACTGAATCCTACGGTCATCAATGCTTCAGTCAGTAAAATGATTTGTGAAGCATCAAAAGGGACGGTCACGGCTCCATCAAAATCGGAACCTAGACTCACATGTTCCACACCGATCAGGTCAGCAGTGTAGCGAATGGCTCTTGCAATGTCATTCACCGACTCGCCTCCTGAAGCTTCTTCCCAAAACCCCAGGCCAACCATGCCCCCATTTTCGGCAATGGCACGGAGCTGACGATCACTAAGGTTTCTGGGGCTATCATGCACACCTTTAACGCCAGTATGCGAAACCACCACAGGTTTTGTGGTCATTGCCAATACTTCGTCAATCAATTGCTCTGATGCATGTGCCAGGTCTATGATGATGGACTCTTCATTCATGATGCGTACCACTTGTCTACCCAGGTCTGTTAAGCCGCCTTGCTCTACACCCGCAGAAGATCCACCAATTTCATTGTCGAAAAAATGCACCAGACCAAACATTCGATAACCTGCATCGATCAATACCTGAAGGTTCTCCAGCTTCCCTTCCATGGCATGAAGACCTTCAATGGATAACATCCCGCCGATTTGACCACCATTCGTATTCCATTGTTTCATGAAGTATTCCAGGTCGCCTCGCGTCTTGATGATCACCAGATCCGAAGATTCATTAGCTGCGTCGTGTAAAACCTGACTTTGATGGAGTGCTCTTTCAATTAGGCCAAACCAACTGGATACTGGCCAACGATTGGCCATGGACAGCAACTTGATCTGATCTGTTCTTTCCGTGTTGGATTCATAATTGAGTCCTTGAGGCACTTTAATCACCGCATCGAATACCTGAATGGCAAAATTCCCTTCAATCAAACGTGGTATATCCACATGTCCATGATCGTGTTTGGTCAACGGATCTCGGTCCCACAGCAAATTGTCTGAATGCCAATCGGCAACAGCTATCGTTGCGTGAAGCCTTTTGGCTCTTTCAGATACAATAATAGGTTCGTTAATATCCCTCAATCGAACGTTATTTTGTCGGTCGACCCACTTGCCCACAACAAAGAAAAACACCACTAATCCTAGTAGAATTAGGACACCCAGCAAATCTCTAAGGGCACGCATAAACCTTCCCAAAAGGGTTCTTGATTCCTTCACCATGGGATAAACTTAAGCAGGATCGACTACTGACCCAAACCCAGTGCCGCTACAATTTCCTTAAGAACAGGTTCTCCGGAATTTCCATCAGGAACATATTCTACAATACTTGCCCCGACCAAGGGGATTTCTCTTACCAATTCATTCAATTGTTTCAAAAGTGTATCAATCAAAACTCCGCCGGGAATAGGCAAAAGCAAATGAGGAAATGAAGATGGGTCCAATACATCCAGGTCAATATGGACATAGACATGCGCTTTTTCTTTTTCGAGTACGCGATCCACGACTTGAGTGATATTTTCGGGGGTTACCACCTGAATTTGATTGGCAGCAATGTAACGCTCTTCTTCCTGATCCAAATCCCTGGTCCCTGCTAGCACCACCTGATCCGGATTCAACTTCGAAAAAGCATGTTGCAAAACATAAGGATCAGACTCACCAAGCAAGGCTCGCAAAGGCATTCCGTGAAAATGTTTGCTGGGTGAAGATTGCGGCGTATTTAAGTCTCCGTGGGCATCCAGCCAAAGTACGGTGAGGTTCCCGTGGTAATAGTTATTAAGGTAAGAAACAGGGGCAATTTCCGCCGCGCATGTCCCTCCAACCATAAAGATGGATGCAGGCTTTTCTTGTTTCAGCACATGCGCTGTGGCTTTCAATTGACGCAGGTTGGCTTCAAATCCAATGATGTCATTCTCAAGAAACAGGTCTTCTTGCTCAGGCACTGGAATGCTGGTGAACTGGTGGGTGGTAGACAGCAATTGCTGTAATCTCAATGCTCCGAAATAAACAGAGTTGGACTCGGCGTAGCCCTGCCATTCGGGGAAACAAAGATTTAGATGCTGATCCATTCTGGGTATTTCGTTTGGAATTACGAAATTAGTGATTCAAGACAGCAACTCATTCAAAACAACTGCTCATGGGCGACTTTGACTTCAGTTTAAAGTAAAAAATAGCCACCTAATTGATGCTCCAAATACATTGCACCCTGGTACAATAAGAGATATTTCAAACAATTAGTCGTAGTATCCGGTTTACTCTTCAAACAAGTAGCGAAAAACAATTAGCATATATGCAAATTACCTCTGATATCACTAAAAGCGGACTCTATCTGGAGGGTGTTGAGCAAGGGATTGAAAGAGGCATAACTGAAAATACGATCAAGCTCACCAGAAATATGCTGAACGAATCCAGCTTATCGATCGAACAGATCGCAAAAATTGCTGATGTATCTGTAGATTACGTGGAACAGATTCAGAGAAAGGAAATTTAAGAAACCCCCTGATTGTATATTGCCAGGAGATCTTCATGATCATCCGGATTAAGCATTTGTCCATCCTGCAGCATGATGAATCGATCTGCACCATCGAAGTACTTCTCATCATGGGTAATGATCAGTAAAGTCTTTCCTTTGGCTTTCAAATCCGGTAGTAAGGTGCGGTAATACACCTCTTTGTAGTAAGGATCTTGTGTGGCAGCCCACTCATCGAAAATGTAGAAAGGCTTA
Coding sequences within:
- a CDS encoding dipeptidase, which gives rise to MVKESRTLLGRFMRALRDLLGVLILLGLVVFFFVVGKWVDRQNNVRLRDINEPIIVSERAKRLHATIAVADWHSDNLLWDRDPLTKHDHGHVDIPRLIEGNFAIQVFDAVIKVPQGLNYESNTERTDQIKLLSMANRWPVSSWFGLIERALHQSQVLHDAANESSDLVIIKTRGDLEYFMKQWNTNGGQIGGMLSIEGLHAMEGKLENLQVLIDAGYRMFGLVHFFDNEIGGSSAGVEQGGLTDLGRQVVRIMNEESIIIDLAHASEQLIDEVLAMTTKPVVVSHTGVKGVHDSPRNLSDRQLRAIAENGGMVGLGFWEEASGGESVNDIARAIRYTADLIGVEHVSLGSDFDGAVTVPFDASQIILLTEALMTVGFSDEEITQIMGGNQIRFLMENLPGN
- a CDS encoding SO2930 family diheme c-type cytochrome; protein product: MKYGILGWLIFVFACSPKEQAPKQIEVVTLGGDTEIQEKQRLSEWNLFVGELKTFTAAAGMLPYDLNTPLFSDYTFKARFVKLPEGKAANYHATEVMEFPESTILVKNFYYPVDFQKPEGDRRILETRLLINEGEEWKALTYVWNEEQTEAFLEIAGKSIPVSWTDGSGELQRINYSVPNQNQCKSCHEFNGKIVPIGPTARQLNHDFDYADGGHNQLKKWVELGLLENIDPPQQWPTLAKWDDPQTGTLDQRARAWLEINCAHCHRKEGPAKNTGLHLLASTSTDYEIGINKPPVAAGRGSAGLKFGIVPGKPENSILMHRIKSLDPGEMMPEVGRKLQHIEGIALVEEWIREMDN
- a CDS encoding arginase family protein; translation: MDQHLNLCFPEWQGYAESNSVYFGALRLQQLLSTTHQFTSIPVPEQEDLFLENDIIGFEANLRQLKATAHVLKQEKPASIFMVGGTCAAEIAPVSYLNNYYHGNLTVLWLDAHGDLNTPQSSPSKHFHGMPLRALLGESDPYVLQHAFSKLNPDQVVLAGTRDLDQEEERYIAANQIQVVTPENITQVVDRVLEKEKAHVYVHIDLDVLDPSSFPHLLLPIPGGVLIDTLLKQLNELVREIPLVGASIVEYVPDGNSGEPVLKEIVAALGLGQ
- a CDS encoding AarF/UbiB family protein is translated as MKEQTTIPTGKVSRAVKFVKTGAKVGGNYIKHYGRKLVDANASRETLDKDNATDIYQSLSELKGSALKVAQMLAMDKNLLPNAYQEKFAMGQYSAPPLSFPLVVQTFRKYLKKSPNEFFDSFTKNAVNAASIGQVHKATIGDKEYAVKIQYPGVADSVRSDLKLVKPIALRILSLNERELDQYMEEVEEKLLEETDYHLEVRRSKEISKACSHIPDLFFPEYYEEMSAERIITMDWLNGKHIKEFLATNPSQEVRNKLGQAMWEFYHHQIHNLKQVHADPHPGNFLMTPEGKLGVIDFGCVKVIPEDFYGPYFVLMRKQIVDNDEELMQVLLGLNFIYEDDTEHEKKVFLHIFKEMTTLLGRPFHFDTFDFADDAYFQQIYDLSDRLSQMEELRKSKHPRGSRHGLYINRTYFGLYTLLNELRANVTTTKPEFFD
- a CDS encoding parallel beta-helix domain-containing protein, encoding MKQILTLTLIALLLASCGSEERDLPWKSIEADLQKRFITTPDSAVIELPAGYFMFTKSILLDGKKHITIKGAGAEETVLSFANQTEGAEGLKISNCENITLQDFTIEDAPGDNIKITDTRNLTIQYVKSHWTGEPKETNGAYAYYPVLCKNVLIQNSIAAGASDAGIYVGQSDSVIIRNNKVYHNVAGIESENSKWVEIYGNEAFQNTGGILVFDLPGLTQFGHTTRVYKNVVEKNNFKNFAPEGNIVATVPPGTGIMLLATRNIEIFENVVTDNKTAGLAIASYDLVSALGSGEGTQLDNNIETAKNDERYDPYPTQMYVHHNQFDNSHWFPTLKNDFGLLFLTKFPFNTPDIVWDGISPDRTQLGFCLSENGEINFADLDAANEFEALTTEWTAFDCEGTRIDQKITL